From a single Loigolactobacillus coryniformis subsp. coryniformis KCTC 3167 = DSM 20001 genomic region:
- the dnaK gene encoding molecular chaperone DnaK, which yields MAKVIGIDLGTTNSAVAVLEGNEPKIITNPEGNRTTPSVVSFKNGETQVGEVAKRQAITNPNTVASIKRHMGEAGYKVDVDGKSYTPQEISAMILQYIKKFSEDYLGEEVNDAVITVPAYFNDSQRQATKDAGKIAGLNVQRIINEPTASALAYGLDKGDADEKILVYDLGGGTFDVSVLELGDGVFEVLSTNGDTHLGGDDFDQKIIDWLVAEFKQDNGIDLSKDKMALQRLKDAAEKAKKDLSGVNEAQISLPFISAGDAGPLHLEKTLTRAKFDEMTADLVARTKVPFDNALRDAKLSLGDIDKVILNGGSTRIPAVQEAVKQWTGKEPDRSINPDEAVALGAAVQGGVITGDVKDVVLLDVTPLSLGIETMGGVFTKLIDRNTTIPTSKSQVFSTAADNQPAVDIHVLQGERPMAADDKTLGRFQLTDIPAAPRGVPQIEVKFDIDKNGIVNVSAKDMGTQKEQKITIKSSSGLSDEEIERMQKEAEENAEADKKKKEEVDLRNDVEQLLFTTDKTLKELKGKVSDDEIKKAEDAKDALKKAQEENNLDDMKAKRDDLNKIVQDLSVKMYEQAAKEQQAKGGDAADQATGDAKKDDDNTVDGDFEEVDPDKDKK from the coding sequence ATGGCTAAAGTAATTGGTATTGACCTCGGGACGACTAACTCAGCCGTTGCCGTTCTTGAAGGTAACGAACCAAAAATCATTACAAACCCAGAAGGTAACCGGACAACACCATCCGTTGTTTCTTTTAAAAATGGTGAAACACAAGTTGGTGAAGTGGCTAAACGCCAAGCAATCACTAACCCAAATACAGTTGCTTCGATCAAACGTCATATGGGCGAAGCTGGCTACAAAGTTGATGTTGATGGCAAATCTTATACCCCACAAGAAATCTCAGCAATGATCTTGCAATATATCAAGAAATTCTCTGAAGACTATTTGGGCGAAGAAGTTAACGATGCGGTTATTACCGTACCGGCATACTTTAATGATAGCCAGCGTCAAGCAACTAAAGATGCTGGTAAGATCGCCGGCTTGAACGTACAACGGATCATCAACGAACCAACTGCTTCTGCCTTAGCTTATGGCTTGGACAAAGGCGATGCTGATGAAAAAATCTTAGTTTACGATTTAGGTGGCGGTACATTTGACGTTTCTGTACTTGAATTAGGCGACGGTGTCTTCGAAGTTCTTTCAACTAATGGTGATACACACCTTGGTGGTGACGACTTTGACCAAAAGATCATCGATTGGTTAGTTGCTGAATTCAAACAAGATAATGGCATCGATCTTTCTAAAGATAAGATGGCCTTACAACGTTTAAAGGATGCTGCAGAAAAAGCTAAGAAAGACTTATCTGGTGTTAACGAAGCTCAGATCAGCTTGCCATTTATTTCTGCTGGTGACGCAGGTCCATTGCATTTGGAGAAAACTTTGACTCGTGCTAAATTCGACGAAATGACTGCCGATTTAGTTGCCCGGACTAAAGTACCATTTGATAATGCTTTGCGCGATGCTAAATTAAGCTTAGGCGACATTGATAAAGTCATCTTAAACGGTGGTTCTACACGAATCCCAGCTGTTCAAGAAGCCGTTAAACAATGGACTGGTAAAGAACCAGATCGTTCAATCAACCCTGATGAAGCCGTTGCCTTAGGCGCTGCTGTTCAAGGTGGGGTTATTACTGGTGATGTTAAAGACGTTGTTTTACTTGACGTTACGCCATTGTCATTAGGTATTGAAACTATGGGCGGTGTCTTCACTAAGTTGATCGATCGTAACACAACGATCCCAACCAGCAAGTCACAGGTCTTCTCAACTGCTGCTGATAACCAACCAGCCGTTGATATCCATGTCTTACAAGGTGAACGGCCAATGGCAGCTGACGATAAGACCTTGGGTCGTTTCCAATTGACTGACATTCCTGCTGCACCTCGTGGTGTACCTCAGATCGAAGTTAAATTCGATATCGATAAGAACGGTATCGTTAACGTTTCGGCCAAAGATATGGGCACCCAAAAAGAACAAAAGATCACGATCAAGAGTTCTTCAGGTCTTTCTGATGAAGAAATCGAACGGATGCAAAAAGAAGCCGAAGAAAATGCTGAAGCCGATAAGAAGAAGAAAGAAGAAGTTGATTTACGTAATGACGTTGAACAACTCCTCTTCACAACTGATAAGACTTTGAAAGAGTTGAAAGGCAAAGTATCCGATGACGAAATCAAGAAAGCAGAAGATGCTAAGGATGCTTTGAAGAAGGCTCAAGAAGAAAACAACTTGGACGACATGAAGGCTAAACGCGACGATTTGAATAAGATCGTACAAGATTTATCCGTTAAAATGTATGAACAAGCTGCTAAAGAGCAACAAGCTAAGGGCGGCGACGCTGCAGACCAAGCAACTGGTGATGCTAAGAAAGATGATGACAACACCGTTGATGGTGACTTTGAAGAAGTCGACCCCGATAAAGATAAAAAATAA
- the grpE gene encoding nucleotide exchange factor GrpE: MAKNEQAAAEDALAQNADFPSEKDLTASTAPKSASATSATADSAADSATDATAEATSAAADPQAEQIKTLQEKVDATEDKYLRAEAEIQNMNTRFKKEREQLLKYEGQDLVKDILPVIDNLERALAVDVNDKNGEQLKKGVQMVYDHLERTLKDHQIIEIAAADQAFDPTIHQAVQTVAVEGDQKPDTVVQVLQKGYKLKDRVLRPAMVVVAQ, translated from the coding sequence TTGGCTAAAAATGAACAAGCCGCAGCTGAAGATGCTTTAGCACAAAACGCTGATTTTCCTTCAGAGAAGGATTTAACGGCAAGCACAGCACCTAAGAGTGCCAGCGCAACTTCTGCAACAGCTGATTCAGCCGCGGATTCAGCAACTGATGCCACTGCAGAAGCAACTTCTGCGGCAGCAGATCCACAAGCTGAGCAGATCAAGACGTTACAAGAAAAAGTTGACGCGACGGAAGACAAGTATTTACGGGCAGAAGCTGAAATTCAGAATATGAATACACGTTTCAAAAAGGAACGCGAGCAATTGCTTAAGTATGAAGGTCAGGATCTGGTAAAGGATATTTTACCAGTGATCGATAACTTGGAACGCGCCTTAGCAGTTGATGTCAATGATAAGAACGGTGAACAATTGAAGAAGGGTGTCCAAATGGTTTATGATCATTTGGAACGGACTTTGAAAGATCATCAGATCATTGAGATCGCGGCTGCCGATCAGGCCTTTGATCCGACCATTCACCAAGCGGTACAAACCGTTGCTGTGGAAGGTGATCAAAAACCTGATACCGTGGTACAGGTATTACAAAAGGGCTATAAGCTCAAAGACCGCGTCTTACGACCAGCAATGGTCGTTGTCGCACAATAA
- the rbfA gene encoding 30S ribosome-binding factor RbfA: MAQYRIGRVSQEIQKETTDILLKRVRDPRVAGVTITGVNVTGDLQQATIYYSILSDKAGDGEKAQRGLEKATGLIRMELGQRIRLFKIPELTFARDESVQYGNRIDELINQLHREER; the protein is encoded by the coding sequence ATGGCACAATATCGGATTGGCCGTGTTTCCCAAGAAATTCAAAAGGAAACAACGGACATTTTATTGAAGCGTGTGCGTGATCCCCGGGTCGCAGGCGTCACCATCACTGGCGTTAACGTCACTGGCGATTTACAGCAAGCGACGATCTACTACAGTATTCTTTCTGACAAAGCCGGCGACGGTGAAAAAGCACAGCGCGGCTTAGAGAAGGCTACCGGCTTAATTCGGATGGAATTAGGCCAACGGATTCGCTTATTTAAGATTCCTGAACTGACTTTTGCTCGGGATGAATCTGTTCAGTACGGTAATCGAATCGATGAACTGATCAATCAGTTACATCGGGAAGAGCGTTAA
- the hrcA gene encoding heat-inducible transcriptional repressor HrcA, translating to MLTKRQLVILKEIVRLYTESGQPVGSKKLLDQLPMHVSSATVRNEMVRLEDMGLIEKTHLSSGRVPSTKGYRYYLDHLVEPSSVDANDLAVIETSFDQSYHQIDQIIAQSAKILSSLTSYTAISLGPELRDARLTGFRLVPLGDQQVMAILVTDNGAVENQIFNVPRELDSESLEKAIRIINDQLVGLSLTGVIKRLHSDIPQLLTQYLITPTGFLDIFGNVLKKAAQERFYVDGKMNLINPATVKNVDQLKSLYSLIDQNDDLAKLIGVPDRSIEVRLGDELTSDLLRNFSLITATYDVGDHGKGMIALLGPTSMPYSRMIGLLDVFREELAKKITDYYTHRGDE from the coding sequence ATGCTGACCAAGCGACAACTGGTTATCTTAAAGGAAATCGTCCGTTTGTATACTGAAAGTGGTCAGCCTGTCGGTTCTAAAAAGCTGCTCGACCAACTACCCATGCATGTCAGTTCAGCAACCGTTCGTAACGAGATGGTCCGTTTAGAAGATATGGGTTTGATTGAAAAAACGCATTTGTCTTCAGGGCGGGTACCATCGACTAAAGGGTATCGTTACTATTTAGATCATTTAGTTGAACCAAGTAGTGTTGATGCCAACGATTTAGCGGTGATCGAAACGTCATTTGATCAAAGCTATCATCAAATTGATCAGATCATTGCGCAGTCAGCCAAGATTCTTTCGAGTTTGACGAGTTACACCGCTATTTCATTAGGCCCTGAGTTACGCGATGCACGGTTAACTGGTTTTCGGCTAGTTCCTTTAGGCGACCAGCAAGTTATGGCGATTTTAGTCACTGATAACGGGGCGGTGGAGAATCAAATCTTCAATGTTCCCCGGGAGCTGGATAGTGAGAGCTTAGAGAAGGCCATTCGAATTATCAATGATCAATTGGTCGGTTTATCGTTGACTGGCGTGATCAAGCGTCTGCATAGCGATATTCCCCAGCTTTTGACCCAATATCTGATCACGCCAACTGGCTTTTTGGATATTTTTGGTAACGTCTTGAAAAAGGCGGCCCAGGAACGCTTTTATGTGGACGGTAAGATGAACTTGATCAATCCGGCCACCGTCAAAAATGTTGATCAATTGAAATCATTGTATAGTTTGATCGATCAAAACGATGATTTAGCTAAATTGATCGGTGTCCCTGATCGGTCCATTGAAGTGCGACTTGGTGACGAACTAACTAGCGATTTACTGCGTAACTTTAGTTTGATCACTGCCACTTATGACGTGGGCGATCACGGCAAAGGGATGATCGCATTATTAGGTCCCACAAGTATGCCATATTCACGGATGATCGGTTTACTCGATGTTTTCCGCGAAGAATTGGCTAAAAAAATAACTGATTATTATACCCATCGCGGGGATGAGTGA
- a CDS encoding alpha/beta hydrolase: MTELNYYFQAGDPAQAPLLMLHGTGGYEDELVPLAQKIAPNSPLLGIRGRLVENGRTRYFSHTATGGFDLNSLAQETTWLLQTIDQLAAKHHLAVNRMIVLGYSNGANMAAHAWLTGQAQFKTGLLFHPMQLTPYKTVQPLSDVKIWASHGSFDPIVSATNFQTLTQSLTTAQADLTVFEAEQSHALSPQEITAAQQWLQQSQRL; the protein is encoded by the coding sequence ATGACTGAACTCAATTACTATTTTCAAGCAGGTGACCCTGCACAAGCACCACTTTTAATGCTCCATGGTACTGGTGGCTATGAAGATGAATTAGTTCCGCTAGCACAAAAAATAGCACCCAATAGTCCGCTACTAGGTATTCGCGGCCGTTTAGTTGAAAATGGCCGCACCCGTTACTTCTCTCATACCGCAACGGGCGGCTTTGACCTTAACAGCCTAGCACAAGAGACAACTTGGCTGCTGCAAACCATCGACCAATTGGCCGCTAAACATCACTTGGCGGTTAATCGCATGATCGTCCTCGGTTATTCAAACGGCGCTAACATGGCGGCACATGCTTGGCTGACCGGGCAAGCCCAGTTTAAAACGGGCCTATTATTTCACCCTATGCAGTTAACACCGTATAAAACGGTCCAACCATTATCTGACGTAAAAATCTGGGCTTCTCACGGTAGTTTTGATCCAATCGTGTCGGCAACTAACTTTCAAACACTGACCCAAAGCCTGACAACTGCTCAAGCTGATCTCACCGTGTTTGAAGCTGAGCAGTCCCACGCCCTCAGTCCACAAGAAATAACGGCGGCGCAGCAATGGTTACAGCAAAGCCAACGCTTATAA
- the truB gene encoding tRNA pseudouridine(55) synthase TruB, which produces MNGILPLYKPRGMTSHDCDAQLRRLFHTRRVGHGGTLDPNVDGVLPICIGTATKVVDYLVAGGKTYQGEVTLGFATTTEDLDGEVVEKTPLTAGFSTAQIDAQMQTFIGTITQIPPMFSAVKVKGRRLYDYARAGETVERPQRQVTLTDFKRLNEPEFDAVAGTQKFRFEVSCSKGTYVRTLAVDLGRKLGVAAVMSALTRVQSGGFTLADTIDLDTVAKLSAEDKLATILRPMETALSAYPQVELTAEQWAKVQNGAFLPRAELTQLDEVIALVYDQKIKALYQPHPEYPHLFQPVKMFLANE; this is translated from the coding sequence ATGAACGGAATTCTACCACTATATAAACCACGCGGCATGACCAGCCACGATTGTGATGCCCAACTGCGGCGCTTATTTCATACGCGTCGTGTCGGTCATGGCGGCACATTGGACCCAAATGTGGACGGGGTGCTACCGATCTGTATTGGGACTGCCACTAAGGTCGTTGACTATTTGGTGGCCGGCGGCAAAACTTATCAGGGTGAGGTAACGTTGGGTTTTGCGACCACGACTGAAGATCTGGATGGTGAGGTGGTTGAAAAAACACCACTCACCGCTGGCTTTAGTACGGCTCAGATCGATGCGCAAATGCAAACTTTTATTGGAACGATCACGCAGATCCCGCCGATGTTTTCTGCGGTTAAGGTTAAAGGTCGCCGGCTGTATGACTATGCTCGGGCTGGTGAAACTGTCGAACGGCCACAACGGCAAGTGACGCTAACTGATTTTAAACGCTTAAATGAACCAGAATTTGACGCGGTTGCCGGGACACAGAAGTTTCGTTTTGAGGTCAGCTGTTCTAAAGGGACATATGTGCGTACTTTAGCCGTTGATCTTGGCCGTAAACTAGGTGTTGCGGCGGTGATGTCAGCACTGACTCGGGTACAAAGTGGTGGCTTTACTTTAGCCGATACGATTGATCTGGATACCGTGGCAAAATTAAGTGCTGAAGATAAATTGGCAACGATTTTGCGCCCAATGGAGACGGCCCTAAGCGCTTATCCACAAGTTGAGTTAACGGCAGAACAGTGGGCAAAGGTGCAAAATGGCGCCTTTTTACCGCGAGCGGAATTGACACAATTAGATGAAGTGATCGCGTTAGTTTATGATCAAAAAATCAAGGCCCTTTATCAACCGCATCCAGAGTACCCGCACTTATTTCAACCAGTTAAAATGTTTCTGGCAAATGAATAA
- the ribF gene encoding riboflavin biosynthesis protein RibF, translating into MKIVRIHHPYTVDQISATPVILALGFFDGVHRGHQTVIKRAATIARQRQIPLAVMTFNQHPGLVFHQLDAEQMKYLTTPAMKADLMAQLGVDILYIVEFTSAFAALSPADFVDQYIVGLHAQVAVAGFDYTFGPEQATMQDLPRYANGRFDVVEVAQQQDNAAKISSTRIRAAIKAGDVDQANRLLGYPYRNVGVVVHGVARGRTIGFPTLNLAIDPAQHVPGIGIYAVKLAIAGRWYTGMTSIGRNVTFGDDNAVTVEIYVLDFDQMVYGEQVQVAWFSRLRGEIKFADATGLVQQLQQDKQHTQDYFTQHSGQVTL; encoded by the coding sequence ATGAAGATCGTACGAATTCATCATCCATATACTGTCGATCAAATTAGTGCGACGCCAGTGATTTTGGCGTTAGGCTTTTTTGATGGGGTGCATCGTGGTCACCAGACTGTGATCAAACGGGCCGCGACCATTGCCCGGCAACGGCAAATACCCTTAGCGGTGATGACCTTTAATCAGCATCCTGGCTTGGTATTCCACCAATTGGATGCCGAACAAATGAAGTATTTAACGACGCCTGCGATGAAAGCTGATTTGATGGCGCAATTAGGTGTCGATATTTTATATATTGTGGAGTTTACGTCTGCGTTTGCGGCATTATCACCCGCTGATTTCGTGGATCAATACATTGTTGGACTGCACGCTCAAGTAGCGGTTGCTGGTTTTGACTATACTTTTGGTCCTGAGCAGGCGACGATGCAAGATTTACCCCGTTATGCCAATGGGCGTTTCGATGTGGTTGAGGTCGCTCAGCAGCAAGATAATGCGGCTAAAATCAGTTCAACGCGGATCCGGGCAGCAATTAAGGCTGGCGATGTGGATCAAGCAAATCGGCTGTTAGGTTATCCCTACCGCAATGTGGGCGTCGTGGTACATGGCGTGGCCCGTGGGCGAACGATCGGCTTCCCCACACTGAATTTAGCAATCGATCCTGCACAACATGTGCCGGGGATCGGTATTTATGCGGTTAAATTAGCCATTGCTGGCCGCTGGTACACTGGCATGACTTCGATTGGCCGTAATGTAACTTTCGGTGATGATAACGCAGTTACAGTTGAGATCTATGTTTTAGACTTTGATCAAATGGTCTACGGGGAACAGGTACAAGTTGCGTGGTTCTCGCGGCTACGCGGGGAAATAAAATTTGCGGATGCTACTGGCTTAGTTCAACAATTACAGCAAGATAAACAGCATACTCAGGACTATTTTACTCAGCATAGTGGGCAGGTGACACTATGA
- the hemW gene encoding radical SAM family heme chaperone HemW — MTGAYIHIPFCEHICYYCDFNKVFLAGQPVDDYVDCLLQEMCLVTAAHPEKTIDTLYVGGGTPTTLTPAQLDRLLTGMQEILPFTGQEFTFEANPNDLLTTDKLAVLHAHGVNRLSIGVQSFNDDVLKKIGRIHRSADVYTAIANARKVGFENISIDLIFRLPGQSMADFTDSLDKAIALDLPHYSTYSLILERKTVFYNLMRQGKLHLPSEDVEADMYELALEKFAAAGRPQYEISNFARPGYESQHNLTYWRNDNYFGFGAGASGYLGKERYQNFGPIQQYLTPLHEGHVPVLQRHVLPRSEQIEEEMFLGLRTVAGVDKARFAAKFSLPMAELYGTTIAELVARGLLAEDEQHIHLTRRGEFMGNEVFQAFLLDDET; from the coding sequence ATGACCGGTGCCTATATCCACATTCCTTTTTGTGAGCATATTTGCTATTACTGTGATTTCAACAAAGTTTTTTTGGCAGGACAACCGGTAGATGATTATGTGGATTGTTTGTTACAAGAAATGTGCTTAGTTACGGCCGCTCATCCTGAAAAAACAATTGATACGTTATATGTCGGCGGCGGCACACCGACAACCTTGACGCCGGCGCAATTAGATCGTCTACTAACCGGTATGCAGGAGATTTTACCTTTTACTGGTCAAGAATTCACTTTTGAAGCCAATCCCAATGATCTACTAACTACGGATAAACTAGCGGTATTGCATGCCCATGGTGTTAACCGTTTAAGTATCGGAGTGCAGTCATTTAATGATGACGTGTTGAAAAAGATTGGGCGAATCCATCGTAGCGCTGATGTTTATACGGCGATTGCAAATGCACGTAAAGTTGGTTTTGAAAACATCAGTATTGACTTAATTTTTCGCTTACCGGGTCAAAGTATGGCTGATTTTACCGATAGTTTGGATAAAGCGATTGCGCTGGATCTACCACACTATTCAACCTATTCATTGATTCTGGAACGAAAAACAGTTTTCTATAATTTAATGCGGCAGGGTAAATTACATTTACCTTCAGAAGATGTTGAAGCTGATATGTATGAGTTGGCTTTGGAAAAATTTGCGGCTGCGGGACGACCTCAGTATGAGATCAGTAACTTTGCACGACCAGGCTACGAATCACAACATAATTTGACCTACTGGCGCAATGACAATTATTTCGGCTTTGGTGCCGGTGCCAGTGGTTATTTAGGTAAGGAACGTTACCAAAATTTTGGTCCGATCCAACAATATTTAACCCCGCTACATGAGGGACACGTGCCTGTCTTGCAACGGCATGTCTTGCCGCGTAGTGAACAAATCGAAGAAGAAATGTTTCTTGGGTTAAGAACGGTTGCTGGTGTCGACAAAGCACGCTTTGCCGCTAAATTTAGTTTACCGATGGCAGAACTCTATGGGACGACGATCGCTGAATTAGTGGCGCGTGGGCTGTTAGCAGAGGATGAGCAACATATTCATTTAACCCGACGTGGTGAATTTATGGGGAATGAAGTTTTTCAAGCTTTCTTATTGGATGACGAAACTTAG
- the dnaJ gene encoding molecular chaperone DnaJ: MADKDYYETLGVSRDASQDEIKRAYRKLSKKYHPDLNKAPDAEQKFKDISEAYEVLGDADKRAQYDQYGSAGPQGQGGFGGFGGGQDFGGFGGGQSFGGFDDIFSQFFGGGGGQRSNPNAPRQGSDLQYQMDLKFEEAVFGKETTISYTREAMCHTCNGTGAKPGTTPDTCHKCHGSGYIQVTRQTPLGRMQSREVCDVCHGTGKEIKEKCPTCHGSGHEEERHSVKVKVPAGVEDGQQMRLSEQGEAGENGGPYGDLFIVFRVAPSDKFERDGAEIYLEVPISFVQAALGDELQVDTVSGKVKLKVPAGTQTNTTFRLRGQGAPRLRGNGRGDQHVKVKVVTPKHLNGEQKEALKTFAKASGEDMTETEGNLFDKLFGKRKK; this comes from the coding sequence ATGGCGGATAAAGATTATTATGAGACTTTAGGGGTTAGCCGCGACGCCTCACAAGATGAAATAAAACGCGCCTACCGTAAGCTTTCAAAGAAATATCATCCTGATTTAAACAAGGCACCAGATGCTGAACAGAAATTCAAGGATATTTCGGAAGCTTATGAAGTTTTAGGTGATGCTGATAAACGTGCGCAGTATGACCAATATGGTTCAGCTGGTCCACAAGGTCAAGGTGGCTTCGGCGGCTTTGGTGGTGGCCAAGACTTTGGTGGTTTTGGTGGCGGTCAAAGCTTTGGCGGTTTTGACGATATTTTCAGTCAGTTCTTCGGTGGTGGCGGTGGTCAACGCTCAAATCCAAACGCACCACGGCAAGGATCTGATCTGCAATACCAGATGGATCTTAAGTTTGAAGAAGCGGTTTTTGGTAAAGAAACCACGATCTCTTATACCCGCGAAGCGATGTGCCATACTTGTAATGGGACTGGCGCTAAACCAGGGACAACACCTGATACTTGTCATAAATGTCATGGCTCTGGCTATATTCAAGTCACACGGCAAACGCCATTAGGTCGGATGCAATCACGTGAAGTCTGTGATGTTTGTCATGGTACCGGTAAAGAAATCAAAGAAAAGTGCCCAACTTGTCATGGCTCTGGTCACGAAGAAGAACGCCATAGTGTTAAAGTCAAAGTCCCAGCTGGGGTTGAAGATGGCCAACAAATGCGTTTGTCGGAACAAGGTGAAGCGGGAGAAAACGGTGGCCCTTACGGCGATCTATTCATTGTTTTCCGCGTGGCACCAAGTGATAAATTTGAACGTGACGGTGCTGAGATCTATTTAGAAGTGCCGATCAGTTTTGTCCAGGCAGCTTTAGGCGATGAACTGCAAGTTGATACCGTTAGCGGTAAAGTGAAATTAAAGGTTCCGGCTGGCACACAGACCAACACCACTTTCCGTTTACGTGGACAAGGCGCACCACGTTTGCGTGGTAATGGTCGTGGTGATCAGCACGTTAAGGTTAAAGTCGTTACACCTAAGCATTTAAATGGCGAACAAAAAGAAGCTTTGAAGACTTTTGCCAAAGCTAGTGGTGAAGACATGACTGAAACCGAAGGCAACTTATTTGATAAGTTATTCGGTAAACGCAAGAAGTAG
- the lepA gene encoding translation elongation factor 4 has translation MDIKAMQERQKHIRNFSIVAHIDHGKSTLADRILELTHTVAKRDMEAQILDTMDLERERGITIKLNAVELAYQAKDGQTYTFHLIDTPGHVDFSYEVSRSLAACEGAVLVVDAAQGVEAQTLANVYLAIDNDLEIIPVINKIDLPAADPERVKAEIEDDIGIDAQDAVLASAKQGIGIEEILERVVSDVPAPTGDLTAPLRALIFDSVYDSYRGVVLNTRVFEGVVKPGDTIKLMQSGKTFEVTEVGVMSPKAVQREMLMAGDVGYITASIKTIQDTEVGDTVTLANNPATEAIQGYRKMTPMVYCGLYPVDSSKYNELRESLEKLRLNDAALSFEPETSEALGFGFRCGFLGLLHMDVIQERLEREFDLDLITTAPSVIYHINLTDGTQKVVANPSEMPDPAAVRSIEEPFVHASIMVPNDYVGAVMELSQNKRGEFDTMEYLDNNRVNVIYHLPLSEIIYDFFDKLKSSTKGYASLDYNIEGYRESKLVKMDILLNGEAVDALSSIVHQDFAMERGRDIVAKLQKIIPRQQFEVPIQAAIGNKIIARTNIKALRKNVLAKCYGGDISRKRKLLEKQKRGKKRMKQIGSVEVPQEAFMAVLRTDEEESHKK, from the coding sequence ATGGATATTAAAGCGATGCAAGAACGTCAAAAACATATTCGCAACTTTTCGATCGTTGCCCATATTGATCACGGTAAATCAACTTTGGCCGATCGAATCTTAGAATTGACGCATACAGTTGCTAAGCGTGATATGGAGGCACAGATCCTCGATACGATGGATCTTGAACGCGAGCGGGGGATCACGATCAAATTAAATGCCGTTGAATTGGCTTATCAAGCTAAAGATGGGCAGACTTATACATTTCATTTGATCGATACGCCCGGTCATGTGGATTTTTCTTACGAAGTTTCCCGTAGTTTGGCGGCCTGTGAAGGGGCTGTTTTGGTTGTTGATGCCGCACAGGGGGTCGAAGCGCAAACTTTGGCCAATGTTTACTTGGCCATCGATAATGACTTAGAGATCATTCCGGTGATCAATAAAATTGATTTGCCAGCTGCTGATCCTGAACGCGTTAAGGCGGAGATCGAAGACGATATTGGCATTGATGCCCAAGATGCCGTGTTAGCCAGTGCTAAGCAAGGAATTGGGATCGAAGAAATTTTAGAACGAGTTGTCAGTGATGTTCCGGCGCCAACTGGCGATCTAACGGCACCATTGCGTGCGTTGATCTTTGACTCAGTTTACGATAGTTACCGTGGGGTTGTGCTGAATACACGAGTTTTTGAAGGTGTCGTCAAGCCAGGCGATACGATCAAGTTAATGCAAAGCGGCAAAACTTTTGAAGTGACTGAAGTCGGCGTGATGTCACCAAAGGCTGTTCAGCGGGAGATGCTGATGGCCGGGGATGTTGGTTATATTACCGCTAGTATCAAAACGATTCAGGATACTGAAGTCGGTGATACAGTGACGTTAGCGAATAATCCAGCGACAGAAGCAATTCAAGGTTATCGTAAAATGACGCCGATGGTTTATTGTGGACTATATCCGGTGGATTCATCAAAATATAATGAATTACGCGAATCGCTGGAAAAATTACGCTTGAATGATGCTGCTTTAAGCTTTGAACCAGAAACTTCAGAAGCCTTAGGATTTGGGTTCCGTTGTGGTTTCCTCGGTTTATTGCATATGGATGTTATTCAAGAACGGCTTGAACGTGAATTTGATTTAGATCTAATTACCACTGCTCCATCAGTAATTTATCACATTAATTTGACTGACGGCACACAAAAAGTTGTGGCTAATCCGTCAGAGATGCCCGATCCAGCAGCGGTACGTTCAATTGAAGAGCCTTTCGTTCACGCCTCGATCATGGTACCAAATGATTATGTTGGTGCGGTAATGGAGCTGTCGCAAAATAAGCGTGGCGAGTTTGATACCATGGAGTATTTGGACAATAACCGAGTCAATGTGATCTATCATTTACCGTTGTCAGAAATTATTTATGACTTTTTCGATAAACTAAAATCCAGTACTAAAGGTTACGCCTCATTGGATTACAATATTGAAGGTTATCGCGAAAGTAAGTTAGTCAAAATGGATATTTTATTAAACGGTGAAGCGGTCGACGCATTGAGCAGCATTGTGCATCAAGACTTCGCGATGGAGCGGGGCCGCGATATTGTTGCTAAATTGCAAAAAATTATTCCCCGGCAACAGTTTGAAGTGCCGATCCAAGCTGCTATTGGTAATAAGATCATCGCGCGGACTAACATTAAAGCACTGCGTAAAAACGTGTTAGCTAAGTGTTACGGTGGTGATATTTCTCGTAAGCGTAAATTGTTAGAGAAACAAAAGCGCGGGAAGAAACGGATGAAGCAGATCGGTTCAGTGGAAGTCCCACAGGAAGCCTTCATGGCTGTTTTACGCACCGACGAGGAAGAAAGTCATAAGAAATAG